In one window of Hevea brasiliensis isolate MT/VB/25A 57/8 chromosome 10, ASM3005281v1, whole genome shotgun sequence DNA:
- the LOC131169383 gene encoding uncharacterized protein LOC131169383: MLENQIAQQASSSSKAAENIPIKVGKFFIPVDFIVLEMEEEVQIPIILRRLFLATAGAIIDVKNGQLTLKVGDKEVEFNLFITMNHKLKPDECFKIDIVNKQIEEEFHKAHLEDPLEACIVHNYTANNENT; the protein is encoded by the exons atgcttgaaaatcaaattgctcagcaggCAAGTTCTTCAAGCAAGGCTGCCg AGAACATCCCTATTAAGGTGGGCAAGTTCTTCATTCCAGTTGACTTTATTGTCTTGGAGATGGAAGAGGAAGTCCAAATCCCCATCATCTTAAGAAGACTTTTCTTAGCAACCGCCGGAGCTATCATAGATGTTAAGAATGGGCAGTTAACTCTCAAAGTGGGAGATAAAGAGGTGGAATTCAACCTTTTCATCACGATGAACCACAAACTTAAACCCGATGAGTGCTTTAAGATTGATATAGTTAACAAGCAAattgaagaggaatttcataaagCACATCttgaagatcctcttgaagcatgcataGTGCACAACTACACAGCTAATAATGAAAACACATAA